A stretch of Glandiceps talaboti chromosome 18, keGlaTala1.1, whole genome shotgun sequence DNA encodes these proteins:
- the LOC144449429 gene encoding guanine nucleotide-binding protein subunit beta-like protein 1, producing the protein MSERCVPDPVFVLRGASGPINTINFCNGVNSDESVLVSGCAKGEIRLWNLKTRRAEVVIEGHDGKGIVWADFIDGSKLISQGRDNQINVWHFGNGRQDIVGSITSESIGFCPCAMLQQDRQLLAVAGREPSVVEIYNVNTSEKITTIVPPEGARGLGMVMKMKLFLSHSGRERLLAGYEDGSVALWDVSESKVICKVKVHNEPVMGLDYSILQRRGVSGSADEKIISWKLDETDGFQLQHEAKITNAGISDIKIRDDDKFLAAAGWDSRIRVFGFKKLKPLAVLAYHRESVHCLAFSTGSDVTNPLLAAGSKDKHISLWSLYN; encoded by the exons ATGTCAGAAAGGTGTGTTCCTGATCCAGTGTTCGTATTACGTGGTGCAAGTGGTCCGATTAACACAATCAACTTCTGTAATGGGGTCAACAGTGATGAATCAGTGTTGGTGTCTGG GTGTGCtaaaggtgaaatcagactttGGAATTTGAAAACCAGAAGAGCTGAGGTAGTGATAGAGGGGCATGATGGGAAGGGGATTGTATGGGCAGATTTTATTGATGGTTCTAAGTTGATAAG CCAAGGTAGAGACAATCAAATTAATGTTTGGCATTTTGGGAATGGCAGGCAAGACATAGTTGGCAGCATTACCAGTGAATCTATAGGCTTCTGTCCATGTGCCATGCTTCAACAAG ATAGACAGTTACTAGCTGTAGCTGGAAGGGAGCCCTCTGTTGTTGAAATCTACAATGTCAACACATCAGAAAAGATTACAACAATAGTACCACCAGAGGGCGCCAGAGGATTGG GCATGGTGATGAAGATGAAACTGTTCTTGTCTCACAGTGGCAGAGAACGTCTCCTTGCTGGATATGAAGATGGAAGTGTTGCATTGTGGGATGTTTCAGAGTCAAAGGTCATCTGCAAGGTCAAGGTTCATAATGAACCAG TTATGGGTTTGGATTATTCCATTCTTCAAAGGAGGGGAGTATCAGGATCAGCTGATGAGAAAATCATAAGCTGGAAGTTAGATGAAACT GATGGCTTTCAGTTACAACATGAAGCAAAGATAACCAATGCTGGAATTTCTGACATCAAAATCAGAGATGACGATAAATTTCTGGCAGCAGCTGGCTGGGATTCCAG GATCCGAGTGTTTGGATTTAAGAAGTTGAAACCATTGGCAGTATTAGCTTATCATAGAGAGAGTGTCCATTGCTTGGCATTTTCAACAGGAAGTGATGTCACCAACCCACTACTTGCAGCTGGTTCAAAGGACAAACACATTAGTCTATGGTCACTCTATAACTAA